The following are from one region of the Petrotoga mobilis SJ95 genome:
- a CDS encoding MarR family winged helix-turn-helix transcriptional regulator, protein MENNPSIQMEKMIREICSKVKSEGRKVLKEFNISPAQFDVLQTVYFKGPKMLSDISKRLGVTKSTTTGLIRRLEIAGYLVREKSKKDKRVYVVQITQDGTNIIENVIKNRVILMEKVYEKLGEKERSVEILNEINKILNENQGGI, encoded by the coding sequence ATGGAAAATAACCCTTCAATTCAAATGGAAAAGATGATTAGAGAGATTTGCTCAAAAGTAAAAAGTGAAGGAAGAAAAGTTTTAAAAGAGTTCAACATTTCTCCGGCTCAGTTTGATGTTTTGCAAACCGTTTATTTCAAAGGTCCTAAAATGCTCAGTGACATCAGTAAAAGATTGGGGGTAACAAAAAGCACAACAACTGGACTCATTAGAAGATTGGAAATTGCAGGATATTTGGTTAGGGAAAAATCAAAGAAGGATAAAAGGGTATATGTTGTTCAAATTACTCAAGACGGGACTAATATAATAGAAAACGTGATAAAAAACAGGGTAATATTGATGGAAAAAGTATATGAAAAATTGGGAGAAAAAGAAAGAAGTGTAGAAATATTAAATGAAATCAATAAAATTTTGAATGAAAATCAAGGTGGGATATAA
- a CDS encoding type II secretion system protein: MEGLTFQSFWLNLCEMNKNQGFLLIESVFEIFIVSLTMLIVIGTFSGTLNILKSSLEEMININLISNAIMEVIVVAKNEMTNVTSYDSDSSTVLGNSSDGETVGFSYNRFAQKINRYKDSGWDKGSTLISENITAFSYDGKFLKVTWNDEYELKLFIPGRVTKER; this comes from the coding sequence ATGGAAGGATTGACTTTTCAATCTTTTTGGTTGAACCTTTGTGAAATGAATAAAAATCAAGGGTTTCTACTGATAGAGAGTGTATTTGAAATTTTTATTGTTTCTTTAACAATGTTGATTGTAATAGGTACTTTTTCCGGTACATTGAACATTTTAAAAAGTTCACTGGAGGAAATGATTAATATAAATCTTATTTCAAATGCCATTATGGAAGTGATAGTTGTCGCAAAAAATGAGATGACTAATGTGACCTCCTACGATTCTGATTCTTCAACCGTCTTAGGAAATTCATCTGATGGTGAAACAGTTGGTTTTTCCTACAATAGATTTGCACAAAAGATCAACCGTTACAAAGACTCTGGGTGGGATAAAGGATCTACATTAATTTCAGAAAATATAACTGCTTTTTCATACGATGGAAAATTTTTAAAGGTAACATGGAATGATGAGTATGAATTAAAACTTTTCATCCCTGGCCGTGTTACAAAGGAGCGCTAA
- a CDS encoding MATE family efflux transporter, protein MEKDLTKGSVIKHILLMALPTMFGMAAQMVYDLVDIFWIGMISSEAIAGVTIFSTIFWMVDSLNEIIGVSSISLVSQAYGKKDYNQTARSIEQTISFKFLVALIAATFMAVFLEPLMSLFADETVVNYGLEYGYLRLFFLPIMFSSYSVNTVFRCLGDAKTPMIIMIFVSILNLFLDPIFIFETVPFINLPGLGFGVLGAAIATVVSQSIAFLIGFLILFSRTHEVKPRIKGLFRLNKDIDIKLITIGMPNGVEILFRNLSNIVILGFVSLFGNQAIAANGIAGRIFGFAFVPLFGLTMGASSVVGQAIGAGDIKRSERAANITGILGSVAMLFFIVMAFGFGESVISLFTNDAIVIKYGTEFLKYGSVGLVVLGYGYGLASAFSASGYNFPFLLSSIISRWGIQLCILIVAINIFNQPLTWVWLSYMFGDIAESFILFYFYQKGRWKEKKAW, encoded by the coding sequence ATGGAAAAAGATCTAACAAAAGGTAGTGTAATAAAGCATATTTTGTTGATGGCACTACCTACAATGTTTGGTATGGCAGCCCAAATGGTTTACGATCTTGTTGATATCTTTTGGATAGGTATGATTTCCAGTGAGGCGATAGCGGGGGTGACGATTTTTTCAACTATATTTTGGATGGTGGATTCATTAAATGAGATTATTGGTGTAAGTTCAATCTCATTGGTATCTCAAGCATACGGTAAAAAAGATTATAATCAAACTGCAAGATCAATTGAACAAACTATAAGTTTCAAATTTTTGGTTGCATTGATAGCTGCAACCTTCATGGCAGTGTTTTTGGAACCATTGATGTCTCTTTTTGCAGATGAAACTGTGGTGAATTATGGTTTAGAGTATGGTTATTTAAGATTGTTCTTTTTACCGATAATGTTCTCTTCCTACTCTGTAAACACTGTTTTTAGATGTTTGGGGGATGCTAAAACACCAATGATTATAATGATATTTGTTAGCATACTAAACCTTTTTCTTGATCCTATTTTTATCTTTGAAACGGTACCTTTTATCAACTTACCAGGCTTGGGTTTTGGAGTTTTGGGAGCAGCAATTGCAACCGTGGTTTCTCAGTCCATTGCTTTTCTTATAGGCTTTTTAATTCTTTTTTCCAGAACTCATGAAGTCAAACCTCGTATAAAAGGTTTATTTAGACTAAATAAAGATATTGATATAAAATTAATAACTATAGGAATGCCAAACGGTGTAGAAATACTTTTTAGAAATCTTTCAAATATAGTTATATTAGGTTTTGTCTCACTTTTTGGTAATCAGGCTATCGCAGCAAATGGGATCGCTGGCAGGATTTTTGGATTTGCCTTCGTCCCTTTGTTTGGTCTTACTATGGGGGCATCTTCTGTGGTTGGTCAGGCGATAGGAGCCGGAGATATAAAAAGATCTGAAAGAGCTGCAAATATCACGGGAATATTAGGTTCAGTTGCAATGTTATTTTTCATTGTAATGGCGTTTGGTTTTGGTGAAAGTGTGATTTCTCTCTTCACAAACGACGCTATTGTGATTAAATATGGAACTGAATTTCTAAAGTATGGATCAGTAGGTTTAGTTGTATTAGGATATGGTTATGGCCTTGCAAGTGCTTTTTCTGCATCGGGGTACAATTTTCCGTTTCTTTTATCGAGCATTATTTCAAGGTGGGGAATACAATTATGCATTTTAATCGTAGCTATTAATATTTTTAACCAGCCCTTAACATGGGTGTGGCTTTCTTATATGTTCGGGGATATCGCAGAATCTTTCATCCTTTTTTATTTTTATCAAAAGGGAAGATGGAAAGAGAAAAAAGCATGGTAG
- a CDS encoding patatin-like phospholipase family protein, which produces MNLVMGGFFEGFYWESGVLESIAKKENALNLYTSSLGSLRGLFYALYGVNFFGRLKDFIYEKNNPLREVITNTELYNSRYAQTTALIRLGRGKMSLYNPDNLKKFLEGYFGNQTLSSLRKNVSFEVFELKNKEVIILKNETKIVDMLMMELAFPPYYSYYEYQGGFFIPTSYLSFIPQKFPKDAVIISFDPALTYPDPKNTVEILLKTSYSRTLKNYRLLTEDFSTIEPQKQLKDYFNMSAFFDGQNHANNFLEAKV; this is translated from the coding sequence TTGAACTTAGTAATGGGTGGCTTTTTTGAAGGATTTTATTGGGAATCTGGCGTTTTAGAGTCTATAGCAAAAAAAGAAAACGCCTTAAATCTATATACTTCTAGTCTAGGAAGTTTAAGAGGATTATTTTATGCATTGTACGGAGTAAATTTTTTCGGACGTTTAAAAGATTTCATATACGAAAAAAATAATCCTTTACGCGAAGTAATAACTAATACAGAATTATACAACAGTAGATACGCCCAAACAACAGCATTGATAAGATTGGGAAGAGGGAAAATGTCGCTTTACAACCCTGATAATTTAAAAAAATTTTTGGAAGGTTATTTTGGTAACCAAACACTTTCTTCACTTCGGAAAAACGTAAGTTTCGAAGTCTTCGAGCTAAAAAATAAAGAAGTAATTATACTGAAAAATGAAACAAAAATCGTTGATATGTTAATGATGGAATTAGCGTTCCCGCCTTATTACAGTTATTATGAATATCAAGGTGGATTTTTTATTCCAACCTCATATTTATCGTTTATTCCTCAAAAATTTCCTAAAGATGCAGTAATTATATCATTTGATCCCGCTTTAACTTATCCAGATCCAAAAAATACCGTCGAAATTCTTTTAAAAACCTCCTATTCTAGAACGTTAAAAAATTATCGTTTATTGACCGAAGACTTTAGTACTATCGAACCGCAAAAACAGTTGAAAGATTATTTTAATATGTCCGCTTTTTTTGATGGTCAAAATCATGCTAACAATTTTTTGGAGGCAAAAGTATGA
- a CDS encoding patatin-like phospholipase family protein encodes MVYGIALGSGGARGAAHVALIDELKERTIKIEVVTGSSVGALVGALYALNPDVDLFQIFKDLTLKKKKMIDSQFRTLNNRITNFPKMVAGKSFLKSDFVYDIYKQLYGRKRFSDCKIKLGIVSYDLESGEEVEITEGYIIDAVMASSSVPGVSPPLRLGGMSLLDGGVLTPVPVKLTKKLGADYVIASNLNGEVKNDFKFNDGLDYIISIEDFKNDLMVNYEINIAEEVYTFPIEYSWEGFSYFNEIYQDAKNFLKSIQNKAREQL; translated from the coding sequence ATGGTTTACGGAATAGCTTTAGGGAGTGGTGGCGCTAGAGGAGCCGCTCACGTTGCCTTAATAGATGAACTGAAAGAAAGAACAATAAAGATCGAAGTAGTAACAGGATCGAGCGTAGGTGCATTAGTAGGTGCCCTCTATGCTTTAAATCCTGATGTAGACCTATTTCAAATATTCAAAGACTTGACCCTTAAAAAGAAAAAAATGATAGATTCACAGTTTAGAACTCTAAACAACAGAATTACTAATTTCCCTAAAATGGTTGCAGGTAAAAGTTTTTTAAAAAGTGATTTCGTTTACGATATTTACAAGCAGTTGTATGGACGTAAACGTTTTTCCGATTGTAAGATAAAATTAGGAATCGTTTCATATGATTTAGAAAGCGGTGAAGAAGTGGAGATCACAGAAGGGTACATTATCGATGCTGTTATGGCTTCCTCAAGTGTTCCCGGCGTTTCCCCTCCTTTAAGGTTAGGGGGCATGAGCCTGTTGGATGGAGGCGTTTTAACTCCTGTTCCAGTAAAATTAACTAAAAAACTAGGAGCAGATTATGTAATAGCAAGTAATTTAAATGGTGAGGTTAAGAATGATTTTAAGTTTAACGACGGATTAGATTATATTATTTCCATTGAAGATTTTAAAAATGATCTTATGGTTAACTATGAAATAAATATAGCCGAAGAGGTTTATACATTCCCAATAGAGTATTCTTGGGAAGGATTTTCTTATTTTAACGAAATATACCAAGATGCTAAAAATTTTTTAAAATCCATACAAAATAAAGCGAGGGAACAACTTTGA
- a CDS encoding MarR family winged helix-turn-helix transcriptional regulator, whose product MLNLEQDPSVISKISCLFRTMNSMMKKELQRFDIGRGQFQFLMYLLKNGDGISQEELNEHLNFDKATTARAIKKLIKNGYLTKKIDDNDHRINRIFLTNKAYQIYNEMVKMNDYWERIITDNLSTEEKEMVQHILDKMLTNILKYKAKDHEEVS is encoded by the coding sequence TTGCTTAATTTAGAGCAAGATCCATCGGTTATTAGCAAGATATCATGTTTATTCAGAACCATGAATTCGATGATGAAAAAAGAACTTCAAAGGTTTGACATTGGAAGAGGTCAATTTCAGTTTCTTATGTACTTACTTAAAAATGGAGATGGAATAAGTCAAGAAGAATTAAACGAGCATCTAAATTTCGATAAAGCAACTACCGCAAGAGCAATCAAGAAGCTTATAAAAAATGGTTATCTTACGAAAAAAATCGATGATAATGATCATCGAATCAATAGAATATTTTTGACAAATAAAGCTTACCAAATCTATAACGAAATGGTTAAGATGAATGATTATTGGGAAAGAATTATAACAGACAATCTTTCAACTGAGGAAAAAGAAATGGTTCAACATATATTGGATAAAATGCTCACTAACATACTAAAATACAAAGCTAAAGATCATGAGGAGGTGTCGTAA
- a CDS encoding LptA/OstA family protein → MKRFTLFFLMLILTNLIIYSAQINVRADEVKGEESRYILKNNVLIQKEDLSISTDFATITLVNDEWREVNTDKVYITADTFEATSSSMNFDLQTEKGKLSGNVLAKIFLEESEIEINSDELQIDNNNKRYEGRSENMVLIKKGDYIINAKSFVFVEKENLLTLSENVHIVNSVEKIDMKSAYATFNTQTNDIEAQQVNLILEVADEEE, encoded by the coding sequence ATGAAGCGTTTCACTTTATTTTTTTTAATGCTTATATTAACAAATTTGATTATTTATTCCGCACAAATAAATGTAAGAGCAGATGAAGTAAAAGGTGAAGAAAGTAGATACATACTGAAAAATAATGTCCTTATACAGAAAGAAGATCTCTCTATTTCAACGGATTTTGCTACCATTACACTCGTTAACGACGAGTGGCGAGAAGTAAACACCGACAAGGTTTATATAACTGCCGACACGTTTGAAGCCACATCCTCTTCTATGAACTTTGACCTTCAGACTGAAAAAGGAAAACTTTCAGGGAATGTTTTAGCTAAGATTTTTTTGGAAGAATCAGAGATCGAGATAAATTCTGATGAACTTCAGATTGATAACAATAACAAAAGATACGAGGGAAGATCTGAAAATATGGTTTTGATTAAAAAAGGGGATTATATAATAAACGCAAAATCCTTTGTTTTTGTTGAAAAAGAAAACTTGCTCACACTTTCCGAAAATGTACATATAGTCAATTCTGTGGAAAAAATTGATATGAAATCAGCATATGCCACATTCAATACCCAGACCAACGATATAGAAGCCCAGCAGGTTAATTTAATTTTGGAAGTAGCAGATGAGGAGGAATAG
- a CDS encoding PEGA domain-containing protein, whose translation MYRRFLVFLVLIFTTFLFSYTINLIALPGSEVYFDSQFMGTVTETPFTIEVPNDTDGYLHVKKLGYSDFIVRIELLGSESQITAEQVPLAKLIFDINVDSANIKYTFLNQDYNIALPTSNEVDIPYNVEKIIIEKDGFFAKELNLELKPFDKKNLRVSLIPSNEILIESNPNQANVFVDGKLIGTTPITVKRDNFDIILLEKEGYLVKTIKNLPQDDRILIDLEKGIELFVDSEPKDVGVFLDGEYVGSTPMKGLFPTGTYNLTLSKLGYESKEMLIELTQNGLNRYYVELNPFLNTINFLNSENYEFNIDGKYVGKGIDSIILDDSPHFVRIVSGTKSLEFPIYRDFYDKMESIDLNKLSTVNVYAMSNTNVSFLGKTQKTPAFFLYNMLNNAQFVNLRTLNRTYSVLLEPSESVDIYTSSDFGNIFITTNVKDPLIYIDGQYLNYNDRFGYPLKSGVYMVEVRKFNEIKQQKVTINPGEKSFVHFEFDSAVPVKVNFTGEKYTINGEEYTNSQKTFFLPSGPTLFSNGGVSVVLFVNEPMYVDLDKLFGGL comes from the coding sequence GTGTATAGAAGGTTTTTAGTGTTTCTCGTATTAATCTTTACAACATTTCTTTTTTCTTACACAATAAATCTAATAGCATTACCTGGTAGTGAAGTTTATTTTGATTCTCAATTTATGGGAACTGTTACAGAAACACCTTTTACAATCGAAGTACCTAATGATACGGATGGTTATCTCCATGTAAAAAAACTGGGATACAGCGATTTTATTGTCCGTATAGAGCTTTTAGGAAGCGAATCCCAAATTACAGCTGAACAAGTTCCTTTAGCCAAACTTATTTTTGATATCAACGTTGATTCTGCCAATATAAAATACACCTTTTTAAATCAAGATTACAATATAGCCTTACCCACATCTAATGAAGTTGATATTCCGTACAACGTAGAAAAAATAATTATAGAAAAAGATGGATTTTTTGCAAAAGAACTAAACCTTGAGTTGAAACCATTTGATAAGAAAAATTTAAGGGTCTCTCTAATTCCTTCTAATGAAATATTGATTGAATCAAATCCTAACCAAGCAAACGTTTTTGTAGATGGAAAGTTAATTGGAACAACTCCTATTACCGTAAAAAGAGATAATTTCGATATAATTTTGTTGGAAAAAGAAGGTTATTTAGTTAAAACAATAAAAAATTTGCCTCAAGATGATAGAATCTTAATTGATTTAGAAAAAGGAATAGAACTCTTTGTTGATAGCGAACCAAAAGATGTGGGGGTATTTTTGGATGGTGAATATGTAGGAAGTACACCAATGAAAGGTTTATTCCCTACTGGCACATATAATTTAACATTATCTAAATTAGGATACGAATCTAAAGAAATGCTGATTGAATTAACCCAAAACGGCTTGAACAGATATTATGTTGAATTGAATCCATTTTTAAATACAATAAATTTTCTAAATTCTGAAAATTATGAATTCAATATCGATGGTAAATACGTAGGGAAAGGAATTGATTCGATTATTTTGGATGATTCACCACATTTTGTTAGAATTGTATCCGGAACAAAAAGTTTAGAATTTCCTATTTATAGAGATTTTTATGACAAAATGGAAAGTATAGATCTAAATAAACTTAGCACAGTAAATGTTTATGCTATGTCCAATACGAATGTGAGCTTTTTAGGAAAAACTCAAAAGACTCCTGCATTCTTTCTTTACAATATGTTAAACAATGCCCAGTTTGTTAACTTAAGGACACTAAATAGAACGTACAGTGTACTTTTGGAACCTTCTGAAAGTGTGGATATTTATACGAGTAGTGATTTTGGTAATATTTTTATTACTACTAACGTTAAAGATCCCCTTATCTACATTGACGGTCAATATTTGAATTATAATGATCGGTTTGGTTACCCTCTTAAATCTGGAGTCTATATGGTAGAGGTTAGAAAGTTTAACGAAATAAAACAACAAAAAGTAACCATAAACCCAGGCGAAAAAAGTTTCGTACATTTTGAATTTGATTCCGCTGTACCTGTAAAGGTCAATTTTACAGGGGAGAAGTATACCATCAATGGTGAAGAATATACCAACTCTCAGAAAACTTTCTTTTTACCGTCAGGTCCAACTCTGTTTTCAAATGGAGGCGTATCTGTAGTTCTTTTTGTAAACGAACCTATGTACGTTGATCTAGATAAACTTTTTGGAGGGTTATAA
- a CDS encoding MATE family efflux transporter, giving the protein MEENTNKLEDKKIGKLLMELSLPAIVAMLVQALYNFVDTIYIARGVGTLGIAGVSVAFPIQMIIMAFGGMIGIGGGTLISRSLGAKDVERAENALGNIFSAIFVLSIALTILGTIFLDPILNLFGATPDILSYSEDYMSVILYGAIFFSIAMASHNVMRAEGNAKYAMIAMIVPGVLNIILDPIFIFVLNMEVKGAAVATVLSQFVGVVYIGYYFLSGKSALKFHRKNFILDWHIMSETLAVGSSAFVRQVAGSLLAIVLNNLLGTYGSSLHIAIFGVINRLLMFFFMPMFGIAQGFLPIAAYNYGAKRYDRVKEVLKKATIAALTWSIVSFLLVQLFPGFLLSIFSTDPSLISEGIPALRIDTMFIWVVGFQVVGASLFQAIGRAGPALLLSMSRQILIFIPMVFVMSHFFGLMGIWYTFPVSDVLSALLTLFFVIRETKILNTLQKNQVQINNEEKEIEESYTSEGKHEYQPQEK; this is encoded by the coding sequence TTGGAAGAAAATACCAATAAGCTTGAAGACAAGAAGATAGGGAAGCTATTAATGGAACTGTCATTACCAGCAATAGTTGCCATGTTGGTCCAAGCTTTGTACAATTTTGTCGATACTATATACATTGCCCGAGGTGTTGGTACACTTGGAATAGCTGGAGTATCTGTTGCATTTCCAATTCAGATGATCATTATGGCTTTTGGTGGAATGATAGGAATCGGTGGGGGAACATTAATATCCCGAAGTTTAGGAGCCAAAGATGTTGAGCGGGCAGAAAACGCTTTAGGGAATATTTTTTCTGCTATCTTCGTTTTAAGCATAGCTCTTACTATTCTTGGTACTATCTTTTTAGATCCTATTTTAAATCTCTTCGGGGCCACACCTGATATCCTTTCATACTCAGAGGATTACATGAGTGTAATCCTTTATGGAGCAATATTCTTTTCAATTGCAATGGCAAGTCACAACGTTATGAGAGCAGAAGGTAACGCAAAATATGCTATGATAGCTATGATCGTTCCAGGAGTATTGAACATTATTCTTGATCCTATTTTTATATTTGTATTGAATATGGAAGTAAAGGGGGCAGCAGTTGCTACTGTTCTTTCTCAATTTGTTGGCGTTGTTTATATAGGATATTACTTTTTGAGTGGTAAAAGTGCATTGAAATTTCATAGAAAGAATTTCATATTAGATTGGCATATCATGTCTGAAACACTAGCGGTTGGCTCTTCTGCTTTTGTTAGACAAGTTGCTGGAAGTTTACTAGCAATAGTTTTAAATAATTTGCTAGGGACGTACGGGAGTTCTCTACATATAGCAATCTTTGGGGTAATAAATAGACTTTTAATGTTCTTTTTTATGCCTATGTTTGGGATTGCACAAGGTTTTTTACCAATAGCTGCGTATAACTATGGTGCCAAAAGATATGACAGGGTAAAGGAAGTCTTGAAAAAGGCAACAATTGCTGCTCTTACATGGTCCATAGTTTCATTCCTTTTAGTTCAATTATTTCCAGGTTTTCTACTCTCTATATTTTCAACAGATCCGTCCTTGATTAGTGAAGGTATTCCTGCTTTAAGGATAGACACGATGTTTATATGGGTGGTAGGTTTCCAAGTTGTTGGAGCATCTTTATTTCAAGCTATTGGTAGAGCTGGTCCTGCATTATTGTTATCAATGTCAAGACAAATATTGATATTTATTCCAATGGTGTTTGTAATGTCACACTTTTTTGGATTAATGGGTATTTGGTACACATTTCCTGTTTCCGATGTTTTATCAGCATTGTTAACATTATTTTTTGTGATTAGAGAGACAAAAATTTTGAATACTCTACAGAAAAATCAGGTTCAAATTAACAATGAAGAAAAAGAAATCGAAGAATCTTATACATCCGAAGGCAAACATGAATACCAACCCCAAGAAAAATAA
- a CDS encoding coiled-coil domain-containing protein, whose amino-acid sequence MAKKIVLFLLFTFISLSLLSQTNISDLQPSSPIYPQVVRMVESGIMYLDNQGRFRGSQQVLRYDLAEFGSNMLDYVDGLYGQDLQEISNRLLKLENLNTEIRLYNLESTVFAHDDRLSYLDSTIQNLGKNVSDILKVIDPSQPINEDNIIFQEISQGAIDIAKKTAQDEVQMIAESSMASLTIFQEQLHNFEQEVKNLNTKYDQTIESLESVLLTSTQENREELKNYIDMLLNLEIDGLRTSLTNIAKNEVYLYNDTLSATLNNLDQRILRLESEILPYENSYNELSKKINENEAKLNFILSNVSTSISSETLNDELLLGIRADIEGLKVKTNNLSNDLTVLYDQVSSNQSYIETFDARHAYYNSKILDLQNKYNTLSGQIIIQNKKLDNIIFELSKLTPTSSEMVAPQYTIDIKNLQERVSSLERTIGAYYDQIGELTVYATMFEEFNDNLNELYLALEKNNGDIQTLKEQTEALNAQISSLATLTNLNKDTLSQIGDITKIAETVDYLNDNYQDLNRTNAQLQNDLIQVENRLYNIENTLNNFQITSSEIEELKNSYNSLLEKYYEIKSESEYLNDPMMLKNDLKAELSQQLATELVSLEKELKNIEDELSSVESRISNLEKTVFLHDESIAMLSQKTDETVEKINNLESSVQQIEKPNQTYISSIIIGLVGVLVGAGIVLLFQ is encoded by the coding sequence ATGGCAAAAAAAATAGTTTTATTTTTACTTTTTACTTTTATTTCATTGAGTTTGTTATCCCAAACCAACATATCAGATTTACAACCATCCTCGCCAATATATCCTCAAGTGGTGAGAATGGTTGAATCAGGAATCATGTATCTGGACAATCAAGGCCGGTTTAGGGGTTCTCAACAAGTTTTAAGATATGATTTGGCCGAATTTGGTTCAAACATGCTCGATTATGTAGATGGACTTTATGGTCAAGATCTACAAGAAATAAGTAATAGATTACTTAAGCTCGAAAATTTAAATACTGAAATAAGACTGTACAATTTAGAAAGTACCGTTTTTGCCCACGATGACCGATTATCTTATTTGGACTCTACTATCCAAAATTTGGGGAAAAATGTATCGGATATATTAAAAGTAATTGATCCCAGTCAACCAATTAACGAAGACAATATTATCTTCCAAGAGATTTCTCAAGGAGCAATTGATATTGCAAAAAAAACTGCACAAGATGAAGTTCAAATGATTGCTGAGTCTTCAATGGCATCTTTAACAATTTTTCAAGAACAACTTCACAATTTTGAACAAGAGGTAAAGAACTTAAACACCAAATACGATCAAACTATTGAAAGTTTGGAATCTGTATTGCTAACTTCTACACAAGAAAATAGAGAAGAACTAAAAAATTATATAGACATGTTGTTAAATCTCGAAATAGACGGATTGAGAACATCTTTGACAAACATCGCTAAAAATGAAGTTTATCTATATAACGACACATTGTCTGCTACACTGAATAATCTTGATCAAAGAATTTTAAGGTTAGAAAGTGAGATACTTCCATATGAAAACAGTTATAATGAACTGAGTAAAAAGATTAATGAAAACGAAGCCAAGCTGAATTTCATTCTCTCAAATGTTTCAACAAGTATTTCATCAGAAACATTAAACGATGAACTATTGTTGGGAATAAGAGCCGATATCGAAGGGTTGAAAGTAAAAACTAATAATCTCTCAAACGATCTAACTGTATTATATGATCAAGTGTCTTCTAACCAATCTTACATAGAAACTTTCGATGCAAGGCATGCCTACTACAACTCTAAAATATTAGATTTGCAAAATAAATATAACACTCTTTCTGGGCAAATAATAATTCAGAACAAAAAATTGGATAACATAATTTTTGAATTATCAAAGCTTACGCCAACGTCATCAGAGATGGTTGCTCCTCAGTATACTATTGATATCAAAAATCTTCAAGAAAGAGTTTCAAGTTTAGAAAGAACTATTGGTGCTTATTATGATCAAATTGGTGAGCTGACTGTATATGCTACGATGTTTGAAGAATTTAATGATAATTTGAATGAACTTTATTTGGCATTAGAAAAAAATAACGGTGATATTCAAACTTTAAAAGAACAAACAGAAGCGTTAAATGCTCAAATATCGTCTTTAGCAACTTTGACTAATTTAAATAAAGATACATTATCACAAATAGGTGATATTACAAAAATAGCTGAAACAGTAGATTATTTGAATGATAACTATCAAGATTTGAACAGAACAAATGCGCAATTACAAAACGACTTAATACAAGTAGAGAATAGATTATACAATATTGAAAATACTTTGAACAATTTTCAAATAACTTCTTCTGAGATAGAAGAACTTAAAAATTCTTATAATTCTTTACTTGAAAAATACTATGAAATTAAAAGTGAGTCCGAATATTTGAATGATCCTATGATGTTAAAAAACGATCTCAAGGCAGAACTATCTCAGCAGTTAGCAACGGAGTTAGTTTCCCTCGAAAAAGAATTGAAAAATATCGAAGATGAACTTTCAAGTGTTGAATCAAGAATTTCTAACCTTGAAAAAACCGTTTTTCTTCACGATGAAAGTATTGCCATGCTTTCACAAAAAACTGATGAGACAGTAGAAAAAATTAATAATTTAGAAAGTTCTGTACAACAGATTGAAAAACCTAATCAGACTTATATTTCATCAATAATTATAGGACTTGTGGGGGTTTTGGTTGGTGCAGGAATTGTTTTATTATTCCAATAA